The following are encoded in a window of Trichormus variabilis 0441 genomic DNA:
- the cydB gene encoding cytochrome d ubiquinol oxidase subunit II: MDTLEQILPIVWFGIIALFLSIYLITDGFDLGVGILTLRRKDEEEKGILINTLSSVWDANETWLVCTGGALFGAFPLAYATIVNALYIPISCMVIGFILRAVAFEFREHSHNKTFWSIAFGGGSLLATLSQGLILGGVLAGIKVDSTGAFIGGIWDWLNLPSILVALTVMQGYVMIGATYLIIKTEGELQKTYYRTAILSTWATVIGAILITAAVPVFYENIRDRLFHQPEVFIFALIPILALLAVSRLIYSINARQEMTPFIWAVVVFLITTVGLAFVVFPYIIPTQITIFEAASSFSSQVLMITFIGFFVPIMLFYNAYLYRVFRGKVVSSYYGE, from the coding sequence ATGGATACATTGGAACAAATATTACCGATAGTTTGGTTTGGTATTATTGCCTTATTTCTCTCCATTTATTTGATTACTGATGGTTTTGATTTAGGAGTGGGAATTTTAACTTTAAGGCGGAAGGATGAGGAAGAAAAAGGCATTTTGATTAACACTTTAAGTAGTGTTTGGGATGCTAATGAAACTTGGCTAGTGTGTACTGGAGGGGCTTTATTTGGGGCTTTTCCTCTGGCTTATGCGACAATTGTCAATGCCCTGTATATTCCAATTAGCTGCATGGTAATTGGATTTATTTTGCGGGCGGTTGCATTTGAATTTCGAGAACATTCCCACAATAAAACTTTTTGGAGTATTGCCTTCGGCGGTGGTAGTTTATTAGCTACATTATCCCAAGGATTAATTCTGGGTGGGGTTTTAGCTGGAATCAAAGTTGATAGTACAGGTGCGTTTATTGGTGGAATTTGGGATTGGTTAAATTTGCCATCAATTCTAGTAGCTTTAACTGTCATGCAAGGCTATGTGATGATTGGTGCAACCTATCTAATTATCAAGACAGAAGGTGAACTACAAAAAACCTACTATCGCACAGCTATATTATCAACTTGGGCGACAGTTATCGGGGCAATTTTGATTACTGCTGCTGTTCCAGTGTTCTATGAAAATATACGCGATCGCTTGTTTCATCAACCAGAAGTATTTATCTTTGCGTTAATTCCTATACTGGCTCTTTTAGCAGTTAGCCGATTAATTTACAGCATCAATGCTCGTCAGGAGATGACACCTTTTATTTGGGCAGTTGTGGTATTCTTAATTACAACTGTAGGTTTAGCTTTTGTCGTCTTTCCTTACATTATTCCCACCCAAATCACCATTTTTGAGGCAGCTTCTTCCTTTAGTTCTCAAGTTTTGATGATTACCTTCATTGGCTTTTTTGTACCGATTATGCTTTTCTACAATGCCTATCTATATAGGGTATTTCGGGGCAAAGTAGTTAGTAGTTATTATGGGGAATAA
- the cydB gene encoding cytochrome d ubiquinol oxidase subunit II — translation MENLEHFLAQVWFIILALFLFLYVMLDGFDLGVGILSLSSSNEERRDILMTSLGNIWDANETWLVLMGGALFGAFPLAYGTILNALYIPIFGMIFGLIFRAVAFEFREHSTNKVFWNVAFGVGSFMAALFQGFALGSILEGIKVDQSGHFIGSMWDWLDWRSLLVALTLIQGYVLIGSTYLILKTEGELQTSHYRTAKIAAWTTLIGAILITIATPVVYENARAKLFHQPEVYLFSLIPVLGVLLIGLLIQSLNRKAETTPLVWTVLLFLLTFVGLGLVVFPYIIPPGITIYQAAAAPSALVFMIIFIGFLIPIMLFYNIYNYIVFRGKVAGTHYGE, via the coding sequence ATGGAGAATTTAGAACACTTTTTAGCCCAGGTATGGTTTATTATCTTGGCTCTGTTTTTGTTTCTCTACGTCATGTTAGACGGGTTTGATCTAGGCGTAGGTATCTTGTCCCTAAGCAGTTCCAATGAGGAGCGACGGGACATTTTAATGACGAGTTTGGGTAATATTTGGGATGCCAATGAAACCTGGCTGGTGTTGATGGGGGGTGCATTATTTGGAGCATTTCCTCTGGCTTATGGCACCATTTTGAATGCGCTCTACATTCCCATTTTTGGGATGATATTTGGTTTGATTTTTCGGGCTGTGGCTTTTGAGTTTCGAGAACATTCGACAAACAAAGTATTTTGGAACGTCGCCTTTGGAGTTGGAAGTTTCATGGCGGCGCTGTTTCAAGGATTTGCCTTGGGGAGCATTTTAGAAGGCATTAAGGTGGATCAATCCGGTCACTTTATCGGTAGTATGTGGGATTGGCTCGATTGGCGATCGCTCTTAGTTGCCTTGACATTGATTCAAGGTTATGTATTGATTGGCTCTACTTATCTCATCTTAAAAACTGAGGGAGAACTGCAAACATCCCATTACCGCACAGCAAAAATTGCTGCTTGGACAACCCTTATAGGTGCAATTTTAATCACCATCGCCACCCCTGTTGTGTATGAAAATGCCAGGGCAAAGTTATTTCACCAACCAGAAGTATATCTATTTTCACTCATTCCTGTGTTAGGTGTGCTGCTGATTGGGTTATTGATTCAAAGCCTGAACCGCAAAGCAGAAACCACTCCTTTAGTTTGGACAGTGCTGCTTTTTCTACTTACCTTTGTAGGTTTGGGATTAGTTGTTTTTCCCTATATCATCCCTCCAGGTATTACCATTTATCAAGCAGCCGCAGCACCTAGCGCGTTAGTGTTCATGATTATCTTCATTGGATTTTTGATTCCCATTATGTTGTTCTACAACATCTACAATTACATTGTGTTTCGCGGGAAAGTTGCAGGCACACATTATGGAGAATAG
- a CDS encoding cytochrome ubiquinol oxidase subunit I, which translates to MDFLSDTVALSRMQFALTAIFHMLWPVLTTGMGIYLVIVEGMWLKTRNPDYYHHARFWAKLYVLNFGIGVASGLPMEFQFGMNWAPFSEAVGDFFGSILGFEASMAFMLEAGFLGIMLFGWERVNPVIHYFATIMVAFGANLSTFWILAANSWLQTPAGGEIVNGKFVVDDYFQAILNPFMVNSVSHMFLGTLETSLFVIGGISAWYILNNRHQAFFARSLKIVLATAIAVTPLQIYVGHLSAEQVADYQPTKLAAMEAKWETSPAGQPAPWSVVALPNNQTEQNDWEISIPNGLGYILEFKKNLSKPVLGLKEWKPEDRPRMVGLIYYAFRIMSGIGFFLAGLMGISVIQWLRGKLSPEAIAKQKWLLRIWILAAPLGYIAVESGWIVRCVGRQPWVVYGKIRTADGVSHLPASEVLTSLVIFAGIYTALFICALFFGSRIIRQGPNLELPVPGIDTKPGVETTPAEFVPDQRPVEAQQ; encoded by the coding sequence ATGGATTTTCTATCGGACACCGTTGCTTTGTCGCGGATGCAGTTTGCACTGACGGCGATTTTTCATATGCTATGGCCTGTTCTCACCACTGGGATGGGGATTTATCTGGTTATCGTTGAAGGAATGTGGCTAAAAACACGCAATCCTGATTACTATCACCATGCTCGTTTCTGGGCCAAGCTATATGTGTTGAATTTCGGTATTGGTGTAGCATCTGGCTTACCAATGGAGTTTCAATTTGGTATGAACTGGGCCCCATTTTCCGAAGCGGTAGGCGACTTTTTTGGCAGCATTTTAGGCTTTGAGGCTTCGATGGCATTCATGCTAGAAGCCGGATTTTTGGGTATCATGCTGTTTGGCTGGGAAAGAGTAAACCCAGTGATTCACTATTTTGCCACGATTATGGTTGCTTTTGGTGCAAACCTATCTACCTTCTGGATTTTAGCGGCAAACTCTTGGTTGCAGACCCCAGCCGGTGGGGAAATAGTAAATGGGAAGTTTGTTGTTGATGATTACTTTCAGGCAATTTTAAATCCCTTCATGGTCAACAGTGTCTCTCATATGTTTTTGGGAACACTGGAAACTTCTCTGTTTGTGATTGGGGGAATTAGCGCCTGGTATATTCTCAACAACCGTCATCAAGCTTTCTTTGCGCGATCGCTCAAAATTGTCTTAGCAACAGCGATCGCTGTCACCCCATTACAAATCTATGTCGGACACCTCAGCGCTGAACAGGTAGCTGACTATCAGCCTACAAAACTCGCAGCGATGGAAGCTAAGTGGGAAACCTCTCCAGCCGGACAGCCTGCGCCCTGGAGTGTAGTTGCATTACCCAATAATCAGACTGAGCAAAATGACTGGGAAATCTCAATTCCCAACGGCTTAGGCTACATTTTGGAATTTAAGAAAAATCTGTCTAAACCCGTTCTGGGATTGAAAGAGTGGAAACCTGAAGATCGCCCCCGGATGGTGGGTTTGATTTATTACGCCTTCCGCATCATGAGCGGTATCGGCTTTTTCTTGGCTGGCTTGATGGGTATCAGTGTGATTCAATGGTTGCGAGGTAAACTCTCACCAGAAGCGATCGCCAAGCAAAAATGGCTCCTGCGAATCTGGATTTTAGCGGCTCCATTGGGCTATATTGCTGTAGAATCAGGCTGGATTGTGCGTTGTGTCGGGCGGCAACCTTGGGTAGTTTATGGGAAAATTCGCACAGCAGATGGCGTTTCCCACTTACCAGCTAGTGAAGTTTTAACATCCTTGGTAATTTTTGCAGGAATTTATACAGCCCTGTTTATTTGTGCCTTATTCTTTGGTAGTCGAATCATTCGTCAAGGCCCCAATTTGGAGCTTCCGGTTCCAGGTATTGACACCAAACCAGGCGTAGAAACTACTCCGGCTGAATTTGTTCCCGATCAGCGTCCTGTGGAAGCACAGCAATAG
- a CDS encoding GMC oxidoreductase, protein MIIDDQHYDIIIVGTGAGGGTLAYKLAPTGKKILILERSNFLPKEEENWSAVEVFKKERYHTQEQWYDSTGEPFRPQINYWVGGNTKVYGAALLRMRERDFQEVKHQDGVSIEWPLTYQDFEPYYTEAEKLYHVHGKSGDDPTEPPRSEPYPYAEVSHEARMQTIADAISQQGLHPTHLPLALKSDCIRCHTCDGFPCKIDAKADAHTVGINPALSHSNVTLKTSAKVVRLHTNPSGMEVKAVEAEIDGQSYLFFADIVVLACGAVNSAALLLRSVNDKHPKGLANSSDLVGRNFMKHLMTAMVQLSPTPNPTVFQKTIAVNDFYWGELDFPFPMGHIQNTGSILQEMIPSEASPLLSLMSRLVPGFGMRQLANHSIGWWLQTEDLPNPKNRVRVVGDKLYLDYTPNNIEAHDRLIYRWTDVLKAVDRSSENPVFRRGIYPRSDSPIQVVANQCGTCRFGEDAATSVLDIDCRTHDVNNLYVVDGSFFPSNSGVSPALTIIANALRVGDRLIARLH, encoded by the coding sequence ATGATTATTGACGATCAACACTACGATATTATCATCGTTGGCACCGGTGCTGGTGGCGGTACATTAGCATATAAACTCGCCCCAACAGGCAAAAAAATCCTCATTCTAGAACGCAGCAATTTTCTCCCCAAAGAAGAAGAAAACTGGAGTGCTGTTGAAGTCTTTAAAAAAGAACGTTATCACACTCAAGAACAATGGTACGACAGCACTGGCGAACCTTTTCGTCCCCAAATTAACTATTGGGTAGGTGGAAATACAAAAGTATATGGTGCTGCACTGTTGCGGATGCGGGAACGAGATTTTCAAGAGGTTAAACATCAAGATGGGGTTTCAATTGAGTGGCCTTTGACATACCAAGACTTTGAACCCTATTACACCGAAGCGGAAAAACTCTACCATGTCCACGGTAAATCAGGCGATGACCCAACAGAACCACCCCGCAGCGAACCTTATCCTTATGCAGAAGTAAGTCACGAAGCGCGGATGCAAACAATTGCTGATGCTATCTCCCAACAAGGGCTACATCCAACACATTTACCTTTAGCACTCAAGAGTGATTGTATCCGATGTCATACTTGTGATGGTTTCCCTTGTAAAATAGATGCCAAAGCTGATGCTCATACTGTGGGAATTAACCCAGCTTTGTCACATTCTAACGTCACCTTAAAAACCTCAGCTAAGGTTGTGCGTTTACACACTAATCCATCTGGTATGGAAGTAAAAGCTGTGGAAGCAGAAATTGATGGACAATCCTATCTATTTTTTGCAGATATCGTAGTTCTAGCTTGTGGTGCGGTAAATTCGGCGGCGTTGCTGTTACGTTCAGTTAATGACAAACACCCAAAGGGACTTGCTAATAGTTCCGATTTGGTGGGACGTAATTTTATGAAACACCTGATGACGGCGATGGTGCAACTAAGTCCGACACCAAACCCGACTGTGTTTCAGAAAACAATTGCTGTGAATGATTTTTATTGGGGAGAATTAGATTTTCCTTTCCCGATGGGTCATATTCAAAATACAGGTAGTATTCTGCAAGAAATGATTCCGTCCGAAGCATCGCCTTTGTTATCGCTGATGTCGAGGTTAGTACCTGGGTTTGGAATGCGACAGTTAGCCAATCATTCTATTGGTTGGTGGTTACAAACGGAAGATTTACCTAACCCGAAAAATCGGGTGCGGGTTGTGGGTGATAAGTTGTATTTGGATTATACGCCTAATAATATCGAGGCACACGATCGCCTAATTTATCGCTGGACTGATGTGCTAAAAGCTGTAGATCGCAGTTCGGAAAACCCGGTGTTTCGTCGCGGTATTTATCCCCGTAGTGATAGCCCGATTCAAGTTGTGGCGAATCAATGCGGTACTTGTCGGTTTGGGGAAGATGCAGCTACATCTGTGCTTGACATTGATTGTCGCACCCATGATGTGAATAATCTCTATGTTGTTGATGGTAGCTTCTTCCCTTCTAACTCTGGGGTAAGTCCGGCTTTAACTATTATTGCCAATGCGTTGCGAGTTGGCGATCGCTTGATTGCACGCTTGCATTAA
- a CDS encoding cytochrome c oxidase subunit 3 → MTVNSSISREELQESLETRTVEHTHDEAANSMFGFIVFLLSESIIFLSFFAGYIVYKTTTPDWLPPGVEGLEVREPAINTVILVSSSFVIYFAELALKRHNMWGFRLLWLTTMMMGSYFLYGQAVEWSSLHFTVTSGVFGGMFYLLTGFHGLHVFTGVLLQLIMLVRSLIPGNYDKGHFGVDATSLFWHFVDVIWIILFLLIYIWQ, encoded by the coding sequence ATGACTGTGAATAGTTCTATTAGTCGAGAAGAGTTGCAGGAGTCTTTGGAGACGAGGACTGTTGAACATACTCACGATGAAGCAGCCAATAGTATGTTTGGCTTTATCGTATTTTTACTTTCGGAAAGCATCATTTTTCTGAGTTTTTTCGCGGGATATATCGTTTATAAAACCACAACTCCTGATTGGCTACCGCCTGGTGTTGAGGGATTAGAAGTTAGGGAACCGGCAATTAATACGGTGATTTTGGTTTCTAGTAGTTTTGTGATTTATTTCGCGGAACTTGCCCTTAAACGCCATAATATGTGGGGTTTTCGCCTACTTTGGTTAACAACAATGATGATGGGTAGCTACTTCTTATATGGTCAAGCAGTTGAATGGAGTAGCCTGCATTTTACTGTCACATCTGGTGTATTTGGGGGAATGTTTTATCTATTAACAGGATTTCACGGTTTGCACGTTTTTACTGGTGTGTTATTGCAGTTAATTATGTTAGTGCGATCGCTTATTCCCGGTAATTATGACAAAGGTCATTTTGGCGTAGATGCAACTTCCCTATTTTGGCACTTTGTTGATGTAATTTGGATTATTTTATTTCTCCTCATTTATATCTGGCAATGA
- the ctaD gene encoding cytochrome c oxidase subunit I: MTNTQIEKPKITETQHHPPTTWKTYFTFSTDHKVIGIQYIVTSFLFFLIGGIFAMIIRGELITPEADLVDRTVYNAMFTMHGTIMLFLWTFPVLVGLANYLVPLMIGARDMAFPRLNAVAFWMVPVFGIILMASFFLPGGPAQAGWWSYPPVSLQNPTGNLINGQFLWLIAVAISGVSSIMGGVNFVTTIVKMRAPGMTFFRMPAYVWAVFSAQIIQLFGLPALTAGAVMLLLDLSIGTAFFDPAKGGNAVLFQHFFWFYSHPAVYVIILPIFGIFSEIFPVYSRKPLFGYKVVAVSSLLIAGVSGFVWVHHMFASGTPAWMRIVFMISTMFVSVPTGIKVFAWVATIWGGKLRLDTPMLFALGGLIMFVFAGITGIMLSAVPIDIHVNNTYFVVGHFHYVLYGTVTMGMFAAFYHWFPKMTGRMYYEGLGKLHFWLSFIGTNLNFLPMHPLGLQGMLRRVSSYDPEYAFWNVIASIGGFLLGMSTLPFILNMIGSWVQGEKAPDNPWRAIGLEWLVASPPPVENFEEIPVVISEPYGYGKSEPLTANLEKQELARDLN, encoded by the coding sequence ATGACAAATACCCAAATCGAAAAACCCAAAATAACAGAAACACAGCACCATCCCCCCACCACCTGGAAAACCTACTTCACCTTCAGCACCGACCACAAAGTCATCGGTATCCAATATATCGTCACCTCCTTTCTCTTCTTCCTCATCGGCGGTATCTTCGCCATGATTATTCGCGGCGAACTAATCACCCCAGAAGCCGATTTAGTTGACCGCACAGTATACAATGCCATGTTCACCATGCATGGCACAATCATGCTGTTCTTGTGGACTTTTCCTGTCTTAGTTGGTCTAGCAAACTACCTTGTCCCGCTAATGATTGGAGCGCGAGACATGGCATTTCCCCGCCTGAATGCCGTCGCCTTCTGGATGGTGCCAGTATTTGGAATTATCCTCATGGCTAGTTTCTTCCTACCCGGTGGCCCAGCCCAAGCCGGTTGGTGGTCTTATCCCCCAGTGAGTCTGCAAAATCCTACAGGTAATCTCATTAACGGTCAATTTCTCTGGCTGATAGCTGTAGCCATATCGGGTGTATCCTCAATTATGGGTGGTGTTAATTTTGTGACAACAATTGTCAAAATGCGCGCCCCAGGAATGACCTTCTTTCGGATGCCGGCTTATGTTTGGGCAGTGTTCAGCGCCCAGATTATCCAATTGTTTGGATTACCTGCATTGACGGCAGGCGCAGTTATGTTGTTACTTGACCTCAGCATTGGTACAGCGTTTTTTGACCCTGCCAAGGGCGGTAATGCAGTTCTCTTTCAACACTTCTTTTGGTTCTATTCACATCCAGCAGTCTACGTAATTATACTACCTATTTTTGGCATTTTTTCCGAAATATTCCCAGTTTATAGCCGTAAACCTCTGTTTGGCTATAAAGTAGTCGCCGTTTCCTCTCTATTAATTGCTGGTGTGAGTGGTTTTGTCTGGGTACATCATATGTTTGCCAGTGGTACACCAGCCTGGATGCGGATAGTGTTCATGATTTCCACAATGTTTGTTTCCGTCCCCACCGGGATCAAAGTGTTTGCTTGGGTGGCAACAATTTGGGGAGGTAAACTGCGTCTCGATACCCCGATGCTGTTTGCTTTGGGTGGATTGATTATGTTTGTGTTTGCTGGTATCACAGGCATTATGCTTTCCGCAGTACCAATTGATATTCATGTTAATAATACTTATTTCGTAGTTGGTCACTTTCATTACGTCCTCTACGGGACTGTGACAATGGGGATGTTTGCCGCCTTTTATCACTGGTTCCCCAAGATGACTGGGCGGATGTATTACGAAGGCTTGGGTAAGCTGCATTTTTGGTTATCATTCATCGGGACTAACCTCAACTTTTTACCGATGCACCCATTAGGCTTACAAGGGATGTTGCGGCGGGTTTCTTCCTACGACCCAGAATATGCTTTTTGGAATGTGATTGCTAGTATTGGTGGCTTTTTGTTGGGGATGTCTACATTACCCTTTATTTTGAACATGATTGGTTCTTGGGTACAGGGTGAGAAAGCACCGGATAATCCTTGGCGGGCTATTGGGTTGGAGTGGCTGGTGGCTTCTCCGCCGCCGGTGGAGAATTTTGAGGAGATTCCTGTGGTGATTTCGGAACCTTACGGGTATGGGAAGTCTGAACCGTTGACGGCGAATCTGGAAAAGCAAGAGTTAGCAAGAGATTTGAATTAA
- a CDS encoding cytochrome c oxidase subunit II, with protein sequence MKIRNILILIGCAIALTGASLWMGEQAYSWFPPQAAAESKLIDELFSFLVTLGTFIFLGVTGTVIYSIIFHRAGKYDTSDGPPIEGNITLEVVWTTIPILLVLWIATYSYNIYAEMAIQGPMEAMHIHTMASAHAATMESTTEPVEKIEVLAKQWAWVFRYPNQNVTSTELHLPVNRRISLALQSADVLHGFYIPAFRLKQDIVPKQTIDFEFTPIRPGKYRLRDSQFSGTYFAAMQTDVVVESIEDYNHWLKLAATQKPVPANNQAANEYAQKIKGGFTTGYPTVVPAPPPLVNFPS encoded by the coding sequence ATGAAAATTCGGAATATCTTGATTTTAATTGGCTGTGCGATCGCCCTCACAGGTGCAAGCCTCTGGATGGGAGAACAAGCCTATTCCTGGTTCCCCCCCCAAGCCGCCGCCGAATCCAAACTTATAGATGAACTATTTAGCTTTTTAGTCACCTTGGGAACCTTCATTTTCCTGGGCGTAACTGGAACCGTCATCTATTCCATAATTTTTCATCGCGCAGGTAAATATGACACCAGCGATGGCCCCCCAATTGAAGGGAATATCACCTTAGAAGTAGTTTGGACAACAATTCCCATTCTCTTAGTGCTGTGGATTGCTACCTACAGCTACAACATCTATGCAGAAATGGCAATTCAAGGGCCGATGGAAGCCATGCACATACATACAATGGCATCAGCCCATGCAGCAACAATGGAATCTACAACCGAACCCGTTGAAAAAATAGAAGTCCTTGCCAAACAATGGGCTTGGGTTTTCCGCTACCCCAATCAAAACGTTACCAGCACCGAATTACATTTACCAGTTAATCGACGCATTAGTTTAGCACTCCAATCAGCAGATGTTCTCCACGGCTTTTACATTCCCGCCTTTCGACTAAAACAAGACATAGTACCCAAACAAACCATCGACTTTGAATTTACCCCCATTCGCCCAGGTAAATATCGACTGCGCGACTCCCAATTTAGCGGTACTTACTTTGCAGCCATGCAAACTGATGTAGTAGTCGAATCAATAGAAGATTACAACCACTGGCTGAAATTAGCCGCAACCCAAAAACCCGTCCCAGCCAATAATCAAGCCGCTAACGAATACGCCCAAAAAATCAAAGGCGGATTCACCACAGGCTATCCCACAGTCGTACCCGCACCACCGCCTCTAGTCAACTTCCCCTCTTAA
- a CDS encoding DUF2231 domain-containing protein, translating to MNAQLIEQLQGQLGANGLPYTIPIHPNLVHLTLGLFIIAIAFDVVGVLFPLEKPVFKFLAIPATRTGFFDVGWYNMLASAIITFFTVAAGFYEIMLAQAPTDLKSAWGFQAMETMLWHGVGGVLLLALIIGMTVWRGFQRYVWRKDSSQQVQWSYLAAGFFIMFIMFVHGTLGAQLAAEFGVHNTADQLLKLGKDINAVLK from the coding sequence ATGAATGCCCAACTAATTGAACAATTGCAAGGGCAACTAGGCGCAAACGGACTACCTTACACTATTCCCATTCATCCCAACTTAGTCCATCTCACCTTGGGTTTATTTATCATCGCCATTGCCTTTGATGTTGTGGGTGTATTATTCCCCCTGGAAAAGCCTGTCTTCAAATTTTTAGCCATTCCCGCCACTCGTACCGGCTTCTTTGATGTGGGTTGGTACAATATGCTGGCTTCCGCCATCATCACCTTTTTTACCGTGGCCGCAGGTTTTTACGAAATCATGTTGGCACAAGCACCAACAGATTTAAAAAGTGCTTGGGGATTCCAAGCGATGGAAACAATGCTGTGGCATGGTGTTGGTGGTGTCCTCCTCTTAGCATTGATAATTGGAATGACTGTCTGGAGAGGATTTCAGCGTTATGTATGGCGAAAAGATAGCAGTCAACAAGTGCAGTGGAGTTATCTAGCGGCTGGATTTTTCATCATGTTTATTATGTTCGTTCATGGCACATTAGGAGCGCAACTGGCGGCAGAGTTTGGCGTACATAATACGGCAGATCAATTACTGAAATTGGGTAAAGATATTAATGCGGTATTGAAATGA
- a CDS encoding DUF2231 domain-containing protein, with product MFEYLPPLNDHNLPYPDTIHPIVVHFVIAMVLFAVFCDVVGYFSHNARLFEVSWWNMFFATIAIFIAIIFGQIEAGLAEPYNAVEPVLNLHTLIGWSLSGIIAAITGWRYVIRLRDPEKVPVPYLGVGLVLTGLVLFQVYLGDELVWVYGLHTVPVVEAVKAGVLR from the coding sequence ATGTTTGAATATCTTCCACCTTTGAACGACCACAACTTACCTTACCCAGATACCATCCATCCGATTGTTGTCCACTTCGTAATTGCAATGGTCTTGTTTGCCGTATTTTGTGATGTAGTGGGTTACTTTAGCCATAACGCCCGTCTTTTTGAAGTCAGTTGGTGGAATATGTTTTTCGCCACCATAGCCATTTTTATTGCGATCATCTTTGGTCAGATTGAAGCAGGTTTAGCCGAACCTTACAACGCAGTTGAACCAGTCCTAAATTTACATACCCTAATTGGCTGGTCGCTTTCAGGAATCATCGCCGCAATTACAGGGTGGCGTTATGTGATTCGGTTACGTGACCCAGAAAAAGTACCAGTTCCCTATCTGGGAGTAGGATTAGTATTAACTGGTTTAGTGTTATTCCAAGTGTATCTAGGAGATGAATTAGTCTGGGTGTATGGACTGCACACAGTACCAGTTGTAGAAGCTGTAAAGGCGGGTGTTTTGCGATGA
- a CDS encoding BlaI/MecI/CopY family transcriptional regulator, translating to MNPLPNYRPKQLKLGPLEAEILNIIYSLGATTVKDIHERITADPDRELTYSSVATVLHRLTKKGWLECVKQQRQYIWRPLISYSEAQSLEAYEQLQRFLALGKPEIVAAFADSLDEASVAQFEAIAQKIQAVRELREKK from the coding sequence ATGAATCCTCTGCCAAATTACCGTCCCAAACAACTAAAATTAGGCCCTTTAGAGGCAGAGATTTTAAACATTATTTACTCTCTGGGTGCTACCACTGTTAAAGATATACATGAGCGTATTACTGCTGATCCAGACCGGGAGTTAACTTATTCCTCAGTGGCCACAGTACTGCATCGCCTCACTAAGAAAGGGTGGCTAGAATGTGTAAAACAGCAACGTCAATATATCTGGCGACCTTTGATTTCTTATTCAGAAGCCCAGTCTTTAGAAGCTTATGAACAGTTGCAGAGATTTCTCGCATTGGGGAAGCCGGAGATTGTAGCTGCTTTTGCTGACAGTCTGGATGAAGCTAGTGTGGCACAGTTTGAGGCGATCGCCCAAAAAATCCAAGCAGTTCGTGAACTCAGGGAGAAAAAATAA
- a CDS encoding M56 family metallopeptidase: MHLLMVVMALILAWYLRSQWLSPIGNWTERFPRALLLFLLPPLLLLTTTFAVFCMGPHGHIMVWGWEGWVSYGLAISFLGFAGVLWLKLVWEGNRMLKQIRTYPIIYVYGTPARLLNAPVVYCALVGFWKPELIISQGLLDTLDVPHVKAVLAHEDGHRHYRDTYWFFFFGWLRQLTSWLPHTESLWQELLLLREIRADYWASQTVDSLLLAEALLLVVNTPILLESNFCAAFAQHISTNHVTQRIDALLQQPNSMGTPKPWSWVWLILVLVPLLVIPFHN; encoded by the coding sequence ATGCACCTGCTAATGGTAGTAATGGCGTTAATCCTAGCTTGGTACTTGAGAAGTCAGTGGTTATCCCCTATAGGAAACTGGACGGAACGTTTTCCCCGCGCCTTGTTGCTATTTCTCCTACCGCCATTACTTCTGTTAACTACAACATTTGCAGTGTTTTGCATGGGGCCTCATGGACATATTATGGTTTGGGGGTGGGAAGGTTGGGTTAGCTACGGACTGGCTATCAGTTTCTTAGGATTTGCAGGTGTCTTATGGCTAAAGTTGGTATGGGAGGGAAACCGGATGCTAAAACAAATTCGCACCTATCCCATAATTTATGTCTACGGTACACCAGCACGGTTACTAAATGCGCCTGTTGTTTATTGTGCTTTGGTTGGTTTTTGGAAACCTGAGTTAATTATCAGTCAGGGATTATTAGATACATTAGATGTCCCCCATGTCAAAGCTGTACTAGCCCATGAAGATGGACATCGCCACTACCGTGATACCTATTGGTTTTTCTTTTTCGGGTGGCTACGTCAATTAACCTCGTGGCTACCTCACACCGAATCTTTATGGCAAGAGTTGTTACTTTTAAGAGAAATACGCGCTGACTATTGGGCAAGTCAGACAGTTGATAGTCTGTTATTGGCAGAAGCTTTACTTTTGGTTGTCAATACGCCAATTTTATTAGAGTCAAATTTTTGTGCAGCTTTTGCCCAGCATATCTCAACCAATCATGTCACACAGAGAATAGATGCGCTTTTGCAGCAACCAAATTCTATGGGAACACCAAAACCTTGGTCTTGGGTGTGGTTAATTTTGGTGCTTGTGCCATTACTGGTGATTCCGTTTCATAATTAG